The DNA region TTCTTTGCCTACTCACAAAACAGAGTCAAATGCAACCTGGAATTGAGCGGTATGTCTTGGCTTCGGACAAGAAGCATTAGCAAGCCCTCGAAGCAGTCTAAGAACATCGGCGGTATCATCGAGGTAATACTTGGCTTTGCTTGGCTTTTGCCCAACTGTGCAGGCAAAGATATCTGGGGCAGCAGTGACTGACGGACTGGATACACTGCTTAATATGCTCTCAAACATGTCTTCATCTGATCTATCGTCTCCAATGCACATTACAAAATCAGGTGGTTTCCCGCTATCTACCATCATTGAGAGAACTTTTTGTGCCACTAATCCTTTAGTCACACCCTGCAATCACCACAAACAAGTAAAAACTTTGAAGAGCATAATGCAACATGCACATGTCTGCATCTGCATCAGACACAAATACACAAGGACAATCTTACTTGTGGTTTGACTTCGACAATATGTTGGCCCCTCTTAACAACTGCAGGTTCATTTGCAAGTACAGTTTCCAAATGATCCAACAATTCCTTTGCTTGACAGGAGCCAAAATCTGGGTCTGCATCATGATGGTGCCACACCAAAGCACTCTCCTTTGGTTCTATATATGATCCATCGGTTGCTTCAGTGTAAAGTTTCATCACAGGTTCCACAATTGGTTTCCACTCAAGATCAGAAGCCAAACATTCCCAATCCGCCATTTTACTACCCCTGCAACAAGATAGAAACCTGGTTAAATGAAGGTATCCATGGGAAACTTCAAGACAAATTCAAATGAGATATTACAGGGAAACTGCCACAAAAGGACTCTGTCATGTTTACACAAAAAATATCCATACAAGGGTTAGCTCCATACCTAATGAAATACCCATGTTCAGCAGCTATTCCAAGCCTTTCACATGGTGCAAGCCATTCACTTAATGACATCCTTCCTCTGCCACTAACAATATAGACACTGTTTTTAGGATCACTGCTTAAAGCATTCAACAGCGTAATAACTTCAGCACTTGGAGCTTTAATCAATGATGACTGAGGCACAACAGTGCCATCATAGTCCAAGAATATTGCCCTTCTCTGTGTCCTCCTATATGACGAGACCATGTGATCAATAGACAATTTTCTAAAACTTGGAGAAAGTGCAATTACTCTGAAGCCCAGGCCaagaccaatgccccagcaacgctTGCTATAATGATCTTTGCATGCTCTTTCCAAGTCCTGCATAAAGCTACGAGCCCAGTAAGCTACATCATGAGAGCTTACATACCGATAGTGCTTCTCATGACGAAGTTGTTTCTCAGAATCGGACATTGTGATGGCCACATTTAAAGCCTCAGCCACAGCTTCAATATCCCAAGGATTCACCCTAATTGCTCCGCTCAGAGATGGGGAACAACCAATAAATTCTGATACAACAAGCATGCTAGTTCTAGGAGAATCAGTTTTGATACCCATAGCCTCATCCATACCAGGAGAACCTTGCCTGCAAACAATATACTTGTAAGGCACTAAATTCATTCCATCCCTCACGGCATTCACTAGGCAACACTCAGCAACAGCATAATACGCTGTTTTCTCATAGCGGGGAACTGGACGATCAATCAAAACTACAGGCTCGTAATTAGATCTACCGTAAATTTGGTTAATCCTTTCAGCAGTTGAATATGTCTCCTTCCTTGCTTCCTGAACATCTTTGCCCGAGCTACGAGCGGGGTTTACTATTTGAACAAGAACAAGTTTCCCCTGCAAGTCCTGGTCCTGCTGTAGCAGATACTCGAATGCTAGCAATTTCAAACTAATGCCTTTAAAGATGTCCATATCATCCACACCTAGAATGACCTTCTTCCCCATGAACTGTTCTTGAACTTCTTTAGCTTTATCAAAAgtagaagaaagattcatcacaGACTCTAGTCGACCCATATGTATGCCCACGGGCAGAATCTTAATGTAAACTGTACGACCAAAATAATCAAGTCCAATATGTCCTCGTTTAGATTCATAATCGAGACCCAACATTCGACTGCAGCATGACAGAAAGTGACGTGCATAATCAAAGGTATGAAAGCCAATTAGGTCGCAATTCAACAACCCTTTCAGAATTTCATCCCTAACAGGGAGAGTTCGGTAAATTTCTGAGGAAGGAAATGGACTATGAAGAAAAAAACCAAGTTTGACACGATGGTAGCGCTTCCTCAAAAATGTA from Nicotiana tabacum cultivar K326 chromosome 24, ASM71507v2, whole genome shotgun sequence includes:
- the LOC107783674 gene encoding putative alpha,alpha-trehalose-phosphate synthase [UDP-forming] 9, with the protein product MPSRSCANLLDMASGDILDIPQTPRALPRVMTVPGIIADGYGSNEGDSDSMSSSCRERKIIVANMLPLHARRDTAAKKWFFSLDEDSLLLQLKDGFSLETEVVYVGSLKVDVEPSEQEEVAQRLLEEFKCVPTFVPHDIQEKYYHGFCKQQLWPLFHYMLPMCPDHGDRFDRQLWQAYVSANKIFADKVMEVVNPEDDYIWIQDYHLMVLPTFLRKRYHRVKLGFFLHSPFPSSEIYRTLPVRDEILKGLLNCDLIGFHTFDYARHFLSCCSRMLGLDYESKRGHIGLDYFGRTVYIKILPVGIHMGRLESVMNLSSTFDKAKEVQEQFMGKKVILGVDDMDIFKGISLKLLAFEYLLQQDQDLQGKLVLVQIVNPARSSGKDVQEARKETYSTAERINQIYGRSNYEPVVLIDRPVPRYEKTAYYAVAECCLVNAVRDGMNLVPYKYIVCRQGSPGMDEAMGIKTDSPRTSMLVVSEFIGCSPSLSGAIRVNPWDIEAVAEALNVAITMSDSEKQLRHEKHYRYVSSHDVAYWARSFMQDLERACKDHYSKRCWGIGLGLGFRVIALSPSFRKLSIDHMVSSYRRTQRRAIFLDYDGTVVPQSSLIKAPSAEVITLLNALSSDPKNSVYIVSGRGRMSLSEWLAPCERLGIAAEHGYFIRGSKMADWECLASDLEWKPIVEPVMKLYTEATDGSYIEPKESALVWHHHDADPDFGSCQAKELLDHLETVLANEPAVVKRGQHIVEVKPQGVTKGLVAQKVLSMMVDSGKPPDFVMCIGDDRSDEDMFESILSSVSSPSVTAAPDIFACTVGQKPSKAKYYLDDTADVLRLLRGLANASCPKPRHTAQFQVAFDSVL